A window of Fodinibius salinus contains these coding sequences:
- a CDS encoding single-stranded DNA-binding protein, with amino-acid sequence MSSLNKAMIIGRLGQDPDVRYTQSNTAVANMSIATSERYKDKQGEWKERTEWHRVVAWGRTAEVCQEYLKKGSQVYIEGPIQTRKWEDKEGQTRYTTEIKALTMTMLDSKGDGGGEANVPNKPESSQPVSSSADLDDIDDMDDDLPF; translated from the coding sequence ATGAGTTCATTAAACAAAGCGATGATTATTGGTCGATTGGGACAAGATCCGGATGTGCGTTACACGCAATCCAATACGGCCGTAGCGAACATGTCAATTGCCACATCTGAGCGATATAAAGATAAACAAGGTGAATGGAAAGAACGCACCGAATGGCACCGCGTAGTAGCGTGGGGACGAACAGCTGAAGTTTGCCAAGAATATCTCAAGAAAGGGTCGCAGGTGTATATCGAGGGTCCTATCCAAACACGTAAGTGGGAAGACAAAGAAGGTCAAACACGCTATACCACTGAAATTAAAGCTCTAACGATGACTATGCTTGACAGCAAAGGCGACGGAGGCGGAGAAGCTAATGTGCCTAATAAGCCTGAAAGTTCTCAGCCGGTTTCGAGCAGTGCAGATCTAGATGATATTGACGATATGGATGATGATCTTCCGTTCTAA
- a CDS encoding DUF2207 domain-containing protein, whose translation MRFKSFVLSIILLIVGFTQSSAKSYEIPKIQVEVTIDENGHVHVTEHLTYTFDGEFSWAEYKLPRRGYTAITNIQISEGDTSYINLNTEENGTFNVARNEDHIRFKWYYDAKDEKRTFTISYTLKGAITIGPNWSQFFWNYLSNDRDKSTNQLDIAISLPQTVAPDSLYAWSRGFGQNINIKQADGRFSVNVTNIDEDTFAKVRTVFPTVVFDLSKISVNDTNFSLAQAEKEEQDYQQQLAEEKKREAYLADLWGTLNYFIALLSIGILYFLYHKYGKPHSTSRFSSQETIMAPDNTPPAAVGWLLQNRSITANLLMSTVLDLARRGYFTIQEQTPEEGSSSDNNPTFSIERTDQPEKDELKIWERQLLKFIEQRIADGDQKLDKLFDGGSSDLSKWYTSWKNNFKDYCYDKGWIDTQSYTGVYWNIALQFILLGPAIASVIFAGPLGLISVITCVIAFILSFGMIRRTPEGEETYHQWHNYKKGLENARNYSLSSDKLGRHFIYGVAFGLEEEHIEHIVTNPDGEIPAFIWISFSNQTNSPAAVASSFSTLSATGTASFGSVAGGVAGASASTAGGGAAASAG comes from the coding sequence ATGCGGTTCAAATCTTTTGTGTTAAGTATTATACTACTCATCGTTGGCTTTACACAATCATCCGCCAAATCATACGAAATCCCCAAAATACAAGTTGAAGTCACTATTGATGAAAATGGCCATGTGCATGTCACCGAACATTTAACGTATACCTTTGACGGGGAATTTTCGTGGGCTGAATATAAACTACCCAGACGAGGCTATACCGCTATTACTAATATCCAAATTTCGGAAGGTGACACTTCCTATATCAATCTAAATACAGAGGAAAACGGTACATTCAACGTAGCTCGAAACGAAGATCACATTCGGTTCAAATGGTACTATGATGCCAAAGATGAAAAACGCACCTTCACAATATCCTACACCCTAAAAGGGGCAATAACGATTGGCCCCAACTGGTCGCAATTTTTCTGGAATTACCTATCCAACGACCGTGATAAATCAACAAATCAGCTGGATATTGCTATTTCTCTTCCCCAAACGGTAGCTCCGGATTCCTTATATGCATGGTCACGTGGATTTGGTCAAAATATAAATATAAAGCAAGCTGACGGCAGGTTTTCTGTTAATGTTACTAATATTGATGAGGATACTTTTGCCAAAGTACGGACTGTATTTCCCACTGTTGTCTTCGACCTATCGAAAATTTCAGTTAACGACACCAACTTTTCGCTTGCACAAGCAGAAAAGGAAGAGCAAGACTATCAACAACAACTGGCAGAAGAGAAAAAACGGGAGGCCTATCTTGCAGACCTATGGGGAACACTTAACTATTTTATTGCTCTGCTTAGTATTGGCATCCTATACTTCCTGTATCATAAATACGGCAAACCACATTCTACATCACGATTTTCATCCCAAGAGACGATTATGGCACCAGATAATACACCACCGGCCGCTGTGGGATGGCTGCTTCAAAATCGAAGCATCACCGCCAATTTGCTAATGAGTACTGTTCTGGATCTGGCGCGCCGGGGCTATTTCACCATTCAGGAACAAACTCCCGAAGAGGGATCTTCGTCAGATAATAATCCCACCTTTTCTATTGAACGTACCGATCAGCCGGAAAAAGATGAGCTTAAAATATGGGAACGACAGCTGCTTAAATTTATTGAACAGCGAATAGCTGACGGAGATCAAAAATTGGACAAACTGTTTGACGGCGGATCTTCAGACCTATCGAAATGGTATACATCCTGGAAGAACAATTTTAAAGATTACTGTTACGACAAAGGCTGGATAGACACCCAAAGTTATACCGGTGTATATTGGAATATCGCTCTGCAGTTCATCCTGCTGGGTCCGGCTATTGCCTCCGTTATTTTTGCGGGACCACTTGGGTTGATAAGTGTCATTACCTGCGTCATTGCTTTTATCCTGTCATTCGGCATGATTCGCCGTACTCCAGAGGGAGAAGAAACTTACCACCAATGGCATAATTATAAAAAGGGATTAGAAAATGCTCGTAATTACTCACTCTCATCCGACAAGCTGGGGCGACATTTTATCTATGGTGTAGCCTTTGGTCTTGAAGAAGAACACATAGAACATATCGTTACCAATCCCGATGGCGAAATACCTGCTTTTATATGGATTTCCTTTAGTAACCAAACCAATTCACCTGCAGCTGTTGCCAGCTCTTTTTCTACCTTAAGTGCTACGGGAACTGCTTCATTCGGAAGTGTTGCCGGAGGAGTCGCCGGAGCCTCGGCCAGCACAGCAGGCGGCGGTGCAGCCGCTAGTGCCGGCTAA
- a CDS encoding cysteine desulfurase family protein, with the protein MDTVYFDHAATTPVDERVLEAMTPYFTEHYGNANSPHQSGNNAKVAVEEARETIAEIIGAAPAEIIFTSGGTESDNTAIKGAVNATGKSDIITSPLEHHAVLHTAEAVKRNGVRPRYIEADSDGIIKPEQVKEAINADTALVSLMHVNNEIGTINPIKEIGEICTEYKVPFHSDTVQSVGKIPVDVDELGIDFLSISGHKIYGPKGIGVLYMRHGTPWLPWMHGGSQERRRRGGTLNVPGIIGLAKAMELVVDQMDDHRKKFEKLRSRLVNGLEEKFGDRCQINGDSEQRVPHIINISFIDPAGEGLDGEMLLLNLDVEGICVSNGSACTSGAMEPSHVLDGIGLDEKTANSSIRISLGKDNTAEEIDYFLDKIEVVVNRMMSTAEA; encoded by the coding sequence ATGGACACCGTATATTTCGACCATGCTGCTACTACTCCAGTAGATGAGCGTGTACTTGAAGCAATGACGCCTTACTTTACCGAACATTATGGCAATGCAAACTCTCCACATCAATCCGGTAATAATGCTAAAGTAGCCGTAGAAGAAGCACGCGAAACTATTGCCGAAATTATTGGGGCCGCACCCGCAGAAATTATTTTTACCAGCGGCGGAACAGAAAGTGATAATACCGCCATCAAGGGAGCAGTTAACGCTACGGGCAAGAGTGATATCATCACCTCTCCACTGGAACATCACGCTGTTTTGCATACTGCAGAAGCTGTTAAACGTAACGGTGTTCGTCCTCGCTATATAGAGGCAGATTCTGACGGCATTATCAAGCCCGAACAGGTCAAAGAAGCTATCAACGCTGATACGGCCCTCGTTTCACTGATGCACGTTAATAATGAAATCGGAACCATTAACCCAATCAAAGAAATTGGAGAAATTTGTACTGAATATAAAGTCCCCTTTCATTCTGATACTGTGCAAAGTGTTGGCAAGATTCCGGTTGATGTGGATGAACTGGGTATTGACTTTTTGAGTATCAGTGGACACAAAATATACGGCCCCAAAGGTATAGGGGTACTTTACATGCGTCATGGTACGCCCTGGTTACCCTGGATGCATGGCGGCTCCCAAGAACGACGTCGGCGCGGAGGAACACTGAACGTGCCCGGCATTATTGGCCTAGCAAAAGCAATGGAACTTGTTGTAGATCAGATGGATGACCATCGGAAGAAGTTTGAGAAACTGAGAAGTCGACTGGTCAATGGACTGGAAGAAAAGTTTGGCGATCGCTGTCAGATTAACGGAGATTCGGAACAGCGCGTACCACACATCATTAATATTTCTTTTATTGACCCAGCCGGAGAAGGACTGGATGGTGAAATGCTGCTCCTAAACTTGGATGTAGAAGGTATTTGCGTATCTAACGGATCGGCCTGTACCTCCGGTGCTATGGAACCATCACACGTATTGGACGGTATCGGTCTCGATGAAAAGACTGCCAACTCAAGTATCCGCATAAGCCTTGGCAAAGATAATACAGCTGAAGAAATCGATTACTTCCTCGACAAAATAGAAGTGGTTGTAAATCGCATGATGTCAACAGCCGAAGCATGA
- a CDS encoding phosphoglycerate kinase encodes MDKMTLNDVDVEGKNVLMRVDFNVPIENRKIEDDNRIKQALPSINHVIEQGGKLILMSHLGRPGGEVDKTLSLKPVAEHLRTLVDATVYFAEDCIGEEASSVIDQAEAGEIVLLENVRFHPGEKGNDESFCKKLSDHAELFCNDAFGSSHRAHASVAGVTRYLQPAVSGFLLEKEIRYLSGSVNNPDRPFVAILGGAKVSDKIDVIENLLEKVDTIIVGGGMTYTFYKAKELPVGDSLVEEEKVGLASELMEKADEKNVTFVLPMDSVIAKEFKNEAEHKVVEEDGIEDDWMAVDIGPQSSIAFGNIIKNAQTVAWNGPMGVFEMPNFADGTNAVAQALAEATEMGATTIIGGGDSASAIKQAGLEDAVSHVSTGGGASLMFLEGKELPGVVALTDK; translated from the coding sequence ATGGATAAAATGACACTAAATGATGTAGATGTTGAAGGCAAGAATGTACTAATGCGCGTAGATTTTAATGTGCCTATTGAGAACAGGAAAATTGAAGATGATAATCGCATCAAACAGGCATTGCCGTCGATTAATCATGTCATTGAACAGGGCGGTAAATTGATTCTTATGAGCCACCTAGGCCGTCCCGGTGGAGAAGTAGATAAAACGCTGAGTCTAAAACCGGTAGCTGAACACTTGCGAACGCTAGTTGATGCTACCGTATATTTTGCGGAAGATTGTATAGGGGAAGAGGCTTCATCAGTGATCGATCAGGCCGAAGCGGGAGAGATTGTATTGCTCGAAAATGTGCGCTTTCATCCGGGGGAAAAGGGGAATGATGAATCCTTTTGCAAAAAATTATCTGATCACGCCGAGCTGTTTTGTAATGATGCTTTCGGAAGCAGCCACCGCGCGCATGCATCTGTTGCAGGGGTTACACGTTATTTACAGCCGGCAGTTTCAGGATTTTTGCTTGAGAAAGAGATTAGATACTTGAGCGGATCCGTCAATAATCCCGACCGCCCGTTTGTAGCTATTTTAGGCGGTGCCAAAGTATCTGATAAAATTGATGTGATTGAGAACCTACTTGAGAAAGTGGATACCATCATTGTCGGGGGCGGTATGACCTATACATTTTATAAGGCCAAAGAATTACCCGTTGGTGATTCGCTGGTTGAAGAAGAAAAAGTTGGTTTGGCAAGCGAATTAATGGAAAAGGCTGATGAGAAAAATGTGACCTTTGTATTACCCATGGATTCGGTAATTGCTAAAGAATTTAAGAATGAAGCCGAACACAAAGTCGTCGAAGAAGATGGTATTGAGGATGATTGGATGGCGGTAGATATTGGCCCACAGTCATCCATAGCATTTGGTAATATCATCAAAAATGCACAAACGGTTGCTTGGAATGGCCCCATGGGTGTTTTTGAAATGCCTAATTTTGCTGATGGCACAAATGCCGTTGCACAGGCGCTGGCCGAGGCCACAGAAATGGGAGCTACTACAATTATCGGCGGCGGTGATTCGGCATCAGCTATCAAACAAGCGGGGCTGGAAGACGCCGTTTCGCACGTTTCCACCGGTGGTGGTGCTAGCCTTATGTTCCTGGAAGGCAAAGAATTGCCAGGTGTTGTTGCGCTTACGGACAAGTAA
- a CDS encoding acyl-CoA dehydrogenase family protein encodes MSNPKNQVLTDDYKNSQNFYKSDLILRNYVNRHLSEQAQKFLTDKLDRLGKIAATEMDELSQKADKNSPVLKKRDKFGNEIDKVQFNPAYWKLMDIAAESEMFFLKYHPENSSDVEGDRHKTGFALGQLYAMSELGQYCPHCMTDGAAYLIEKFGSKDQKKRLLPRLGAKRGEELFSGAMFLTEKSGGSDVGANLCTAEQIEGKKYKLNGEKWFCSNVNADVMMVLARTGPIGEGTRGLSLFLVEKQLSEGGRNPMEIIRLKEKLGVRSMATGEVNLHDTIGQRLGDEGEGFKVMVQMINISRNYNSVAALAGNRRAIIESWQYLNHRKTFGKVAVEHALIREKFFELGSKYLANFLLVWRGLRAMDAAERGDDTEQQLLRIITPMAKWWSAQQSVYGVRECMELMGGNGYIEDFVMPKLLRDVNVLPIWEGSGNIIVLDILRAAQKTEGLSIMFAMIQEAAHQSEKYDQLITGKLAEAKSIWKSILKMDNRDKMEATAKPLFKQIIILLQMALLIREKNAADSRRFDIALRYFAKQFKSSLTKHQPLDREQVEDLLAGCISRH; translated from the coding sequence ATGTCGAATCCTAAAAATCAAGTGCTCACCGATGATTATAAAAACAGCCAAAATTTTTATAAGAGCGATCTTATTTTACGAAATTATGTCAATCGGCATCTCTCTGAGCAAGCGCAGAAATTTCTAACTGACAAATTGGATCGGCTAGGAAAAATTGCGGCTACTGAAATGGATGAGCTCTCACAGAAAGCCGATAAAAATTCGCCGGTTCTCAAAAAACGTGACAAATTCGGCAACGAGATTGATAAAGTTCAGTTTAACCCGGCTTACTGGAAGCTGATGGATATTGCCGCCGAATCAGAGATGTTTTTCTTGAAATATCATCCTGAAAACAGTTCGGATGTTGAGGGAGATCGTCATAAGACGGGATTTGCACTCGGACAGTTGTATGCAATGAGCGAGTTAGGGCAATATTGCCCGCATTGTATGACTGATGGTGCTGCGTATCTGATTGAAAAGTTTGGTAGCAAAGATCAAAAAAAGCGGCTGCTACCGCGACTGGGAGCCAAAAGAGGAGAAGAGTTATTTTCGGGCGCGATGTTTTTGACCGAAAAGTCCGGCGGATCGGATGTGGGAGCAAATCTTTGCACAGCTGAACAAATTGAAGGCAAAAAATATAAACTCAATGGAGAAAAATGGTTTTGCAGTAATGTCAATGCTGATGTGATGATGGTGCTGGCACGTACGGGACCGATTGGTGAGGGTACGCGCGGATTGTCACTGTTTCTTGTTGAAAAACAGTTGTCTGAGGGAGGGCGAAATCCCATGGAAATTATCCGGCTAAAAGAGAAGCTGGGCGTGCGCTCTATGGCTACGGGAGAAGTTAATCTGCATGATACTATTGGCCAGCGGCTGGGTGATGAAGGAGAGGGGTTTAAGGTAATGGTGCAGATGATCAATATATCCCGCAATTATAATTCAGTGGCGGCATTGGCTGGCAATCGCCGTGCTATTATTGAATCCTGGCAATATTTGAACCACCGTAAAACATTTGGCAAAGTAGCAGTAGAACATGCACTCATTAGAGAAAAGTTTTTTGAATTGGGATCTAAATATCTTGCCAACTTTCTGTTGGTCTGGCGTGGTCTGCGGGCCATGGATGCGGCCGAAAGAGGAGACGATACCGAACAGCAGCTGCTCCGTATTATTACCCCCATGGCCAAGTGGTGGTCAGCCCAGCAGTCGGTGTACGGGGTGCGTGAGTGTATGGAGCTGATGGGTGGAAACGGTTACATCGAAGATTTTGTGATGCCCAAACTGCTGCGCGATGTAAATGTGTTACCTATCTGGGAAGGTTCAGGCAATATTATTGTGCTGGATATACTTCGTGCCGCGCAAAAGACTGAGGGCCTTTCGATTATGTTTGCGATGATCCAAGAAGCTGCTCATCAGTCGGAGAAATATGATCAGCTAATCACGGGTAAATTAGCTGAAGCAAAATCTATTTGGAAATCCATCTTAAAAATGGATAACCGTGACAAAATGGAAGCTACTGCTAAGCCATTATTTAAGCAGATAATTATCCTTTTACAGATGGCACTGTTAATTCGGGAAAAAAATGCCGCTGATTCCAGGCGTTTTGATATAGCACTCCGCTATTTTGCCAAGCAGTTCAAATCATCTTTAACCAAACATCAGCCGTTAGATCGTGAACAAGTAGAAGACCTCTTGGCTGGATGTATTAGCCGGCACTAG
- a CDS encoding TIGR00730 family Rossman fold protein, with amino-acid sequence MSNKNRVCVYCGSRTGNNPAFADLANNLGVKLASKDVGLVYGGGSIGLMNEVANAALSHGGQVHGVIPQHLYELEVAHEQLTALHITGSMHERKEMMAELSDAFIALPGGFGTFEELMEAITWRQLHIHDKAVILFNIDGYYNKLIDFIDHAVENGFISSDKRKFLKVASNVDECFEHLPFYE; translated from the coding sequence ATGAGCAACAAAAACAGAGTTTGCGTTTATTGCGGATCGCGGACCGGCAATAATCCCGCTTTTGCCGACCTAGCCAACAACCTGGGAGTTAAGCTCGCATCTAAGGACGTTGGGCTTGTCTATGGCGGAGGCTCTATCGGACTAATGAATGAAGTAGCCAATGCGGCACTTTCCCACGGCGGACAGGTTCATGGCGTAATTCCCCAACACCTGTATGAACTGGAAGTTGCCCATGAACAGCTTACAGCCCTGCATATTACTGGCAGTATGCACGAGCGTAAAGAAATGATGGCTGAACTTTCAGATGCTTTTATTGCCCTGCCCGGTGGTTTTGGCACCTTTGAAGAATTGATGGAAGCCATTACTTGGCGGCAGCTACATATTCACGATAAGGCTGTTATTTTATTCAATATAGATGGCTACTACAATAAACTTATCGATTTTATCGATCATGCCGTGGAAAACGGTTTTATCAGCAGCGACAAACGCAAGTTTCTAAAGGTTGCTAGCAATGTTGATGAATGCTTTGAGCACCTTCCCTTTTATGAATAA
- a CDS encoding DUF1499 domain-containing protein, giving the protein MSIWGFSFSVLSGSRSSDFSDHGTVENPLPPCPNSPNCIRITKQFKTPIDTLFNASVQAIKKMGPEKITIAKKDYKIKTVFRVVVFRDDMILKLSKRNSSLSYIHMRSASRVGETDLGVNRRRVQRFLKNLTDHL; this is encoded by the coding sequence ATGTCCATTTGGGGATTTTCTTTTTCTGTTCTATCCGGCTCCCGGTCTTCTGACTTTTCTGATCACGGAACCGTAGAAAATCCACTACCCCCCTGTCCCAATTCCCCCAACTGCATCCGCATAACAAAACAATTTAAAACCCCAATCGATACTCTTTTTAATGCCTCTGTCCAGGCAATTAAAAAAATGGGACCAGAAAAGATTACGATTGCTAAAAAAGACTATAAAATAAAAACTGTTTTTAGGGTTGTTGTTTTTCGGGATGATATGATCCTCAAACTTTCCAAACGAAATTCATCTTTAAGCTACATCCATATGCGCAGTGCAAGCCGTGTAGGAGAAACCGATTTGGGAGTTAACAGACGGAGAGTACAACGGTTTCTCAAAAATCTTACTGACCATTTATAA
- a CDS encoding AMP-dependent synthetase/ligase, protein MPTVVAFETLPELFLNIKNKYEDTSKTAFARKPATDEPYEEIGWGEVSEDVHTLAAYLVEQGVEVGDRVAILSENRYEWAIVDLALQLIGAINVSLYTTLPAPKCEYILQNSEAKFFFVSTGIQLKKARQVFDNCGHLQQVIAFDEPNIESYLDEDYVSLFEEAMAEGLKIYPELEDEIHRRSKSRSPEDMATLIYTSGTTGQPKGAMLTHRNIVSNIKAAHQRINITADDRCLSFLPLCHSFERTAGYYAMLAAGAEIYYTESVDTVAKNMTEARPTIIISVPRLFEKIYNLVTKSVEEGTAVKKKIFQWAQNVGRKYAEGKRGLVTLQKKLADKLVFDKLKERTGGRIRFFVSGGAALPAEIGHFFMGAGLHIIEGYGLTETSPVMCCNTYGDEQMGTVGKVLPGVTVAIQRLEDNEIIASLCGEDYPIDHSSEQGEILCKGPNVMKGYWKNDEATKEMIDDEGYLHTGDVGRFVDGKLQITDRIKHMIVNAGGKNIYPGPIEDLFKTSKWIDQLMVVGENQAYMAGLIVPDFEVIEDYATQNDITYDSIEDLIQQEEIQNIFRKEIRSYSRELASHEKVRDFRLLANEFTVESGELTPTLKIKRRIVKDKYGDLIEDIFAD, encoded by the coding sequence ATGCCAACAGTTGTAGCTTTTGAAACGTTGCCGGAGTTATTTTTAAATATCAAGAATAAATATGAGGATACTTCAAAAACGGCCTTTGCACGAAAACCGGCCACCGATGAACCGTACGAAGAAATAGGGTGGGGAGAGGTTTCGGAAGATGTACATACACTGGCCGCATATTTGGTGGAGCAGGGAGTAGAGGTTGGTGACCGGGTAGCTATACTCAGTGAAAACCGATATGAATGGGCAATTGTTGATTTAGCACTACAGCTTATTGGTGCGATTAATGTTTCGCTATATACTACGCTGCCGGCTCCAAAATGTGAGTATATTCTGCAGAATTCTGAGGCTAAATTCTTTTTTGTATCTACGGGTATACAGCTTAAAAAGGCGCGCCAGGTGTTTGATAATTGTGGTCATCTGCAGCAGGTGATTGCTTTTGACGAGCCGAATATTGAAAGTTATTTGGATGAGGATTACGTTTCCCTTTTTGAAGAAGCAATGGCTGAGGGCCTAAAAATCTATCCTGAACTGGAAGACGAAATTCATCGACGTAGTAAAAGTCGCTCACCGGAAGATATGGCTACCCTTATTTACACTTCAGGCACTACCGGCCAACCAAAGGGAGCTATGCTGACCCATCGTAATATTGTAAGTAATATAAAAGCGGCTCATCAGCGTATTAATATTACAGCAGATGATCGCTGCCTTTCGTTTTTACCGCTTTGCCATTCTTTTGAACGCACAGCCGGATACTATGCCATGTTGGCTGCCGGGGCAGAAATTTATTATACCGAAAGCGTGGATACGGTGGCGAAGAATATGACGGAGGCACGTCCAACTATTATTATTAGTGTACCCCGACTTTTTGAAAAAATTTATAACTTGGTGACTAAAAGCGTAGAAGAAGGCACCGCTGTAAAGAAGAAAATTTTTCAATGGGCACAGAATGTAGGTCGTAAATATGCCGAGGGTAAACGCGGATTGGTAACTCTTCAAAAGAAGCTGGCTGATAAGTTGGTTTTTGATAAACTAAAAGAACGAACCGGTGGACGTATTCGCTTTTTTGTTTCCGGCGGGGCGGCACTGCCCGCTGAAATTGGTCACTTTTTTATGGGGGCCGGTCTACATATTATTGAAGGATATGGACTTACCGAAACATCACCGGTGATGTGTTGCAATACCTATGGTGATGAACAAATGGGTACGGTGGGCAAGGTACTGCCCGGTGTGACGGTGGCTATCCAGCGGCTGGAGGATAATGAAATTATAGCGTCGCTTTGTGGAGAAGATTATCCGATTGATCATTCCTCAGAGCAGGGCGAAATCTTGTGCAAAGGTCCTAATGTAATGAAGGGATATTGGAAAAATGACGAGGCAACAAAAGAAATGATCGATGATGAAGGTTATTTGCATACCGGAGATGTTGGAAGATTTGTGGATGGGAAGCTTCAGATCACTGACCGCATCAAGCATATGATTGTAAATGCCGGCGGTAAAAACATTTATCCGGGCCCCATTGAGGACTTGTTTAAAACCAGTAAATGGATTGATCAACTAATGGTGGTTGGTGAAAATCAGGCGTATATGGCAGGGCTCATTGTGCCTGATTTTGAAGTGATCGAAGATTATGCCACCCAGAACGATATTACATACGATTCTATAGAGGATTTAATTCAGCAGGAGGAAATACAGAATATATTCCGCAAAGAAATTCGCAGCTATTCCCGTGAGTTGGCTTCACACGAAAAGGTCAGAGATTTCCGGTTGCTGGCCAATGAATTTACTGTTGAATCGGGAGAGTTAACACCTACTCTTAAGATCAAGCGGCGTATTGTCAAAGACAAATATGGTGATCTTATTGAGGATATATTTGCTGATTAA
- a CDS encoding DUF2269 family protein, which translates to MNFSSAQMYDVFFWLHIISYFCWLSAFAGSLFYGLKVWQENDLQPQQNFMHFERLVTSIGGHIGALGILISGVALTSMGPYHWGWFRVQLYPWLAAKQVLFIIILVLIPFSIKRSMDFKNKLQNEELSDSAKAESWRKAYRMSLVVYFLVVVDTILGLTKPGLG; encoded by the coding sequence TTGAACTTTTCTTCTGCTCAAATGTATGATGTATTCTTTTGGCTGCATATTATTTCATACTTCTGCTGGCTATCGGCTTTTGCGGGTAGCTTGTTTTATGGATTAAAAGTTTGGCAGGAAAATGATCTTCAGCCACAACAAAATTTTATGCATTTTGAACGATTGGTAACCAGTATAGGTGGACATATTGGAGCTTTGGGAATTTTAATTTCCGGTGTGGCACTGACGTCAATGGGTCCATATCATTGGGGATGGTTTCGTGTTCAGTTGTATCCCTGGCTGGCCGCAAAGCAGGTTTTGTTCATTATTATCTTGGTGTTAATTCCTTTTTCGATTAAGCGAAGTATGGATTTCAAAAACAAACTACAAAACGAAGAGCTATCCGATAGTGCTAAGGCAGAGTCATGGCGAAAAGCATACCGGATGTCGTTGGTGGTGTATTTTTTAGTAGTTGTTGATACTATATTGGGACTAACCAAGCCCGGATTGGGATAA
- a CDS encoding Fur family transcriptional regulator — protein sequence MAHPAKEETIDLVKEIFSSYLKEHNQRQTPERFMVLKQIYEADGHFDADDIFFNMKDGGTRVSRATVYNTLDLLVECGLVQRHQFGKNQYYYERAYAYQQHDHIICKECGAVLEFCDPRIQEIKTMMEKMHDFNISGHSLHFFGACDDIDSCTRRQEIKDKKES from the coding sequence ATGGCACATCCGGCAAAAGAAGAAACAATTGATTTGGTAAAGGAGATTTTCAGCTCCTACCTAAAAGAACATAATCAGCGACAGACCCCCGAGCGGTTTATGGTTCTCAAACAAATATATGAGGCCGACGGGCACTTCGACGCTGATGACATCTTTTTTAATATGAAAGACGGAGGCACACGCGTCTCCCGAGCTACGGTGTATAACACCCTCGACCTACTGGTAGAATGTGGACTAGTACAACGCCATCAGTTTGGGAAAAACCAATACTATTATGAGCGTGCTTATGCCTATCAGCAACACGACCACATTATCTGCAAAGAGTGTGGTGCCGTATTGGAATTTTGTGATCCACGTATTCAGGAAATAAAAACAATGATGGAAAAGATGCACGATTTTAATATTTCGGGACATTCATTGCATTTCTTCGGTGCTTGTGATGACATAGATTCTTGCACCCGCCGCCAGGAAATTAAGGACAAAAAGGAGTCGTAG
- a CDS encoding GNAT family N-acetyltransferase, protein MITIAESRHLKAINDIYNQAVEEGFRTAHTQPMTLSQRALWFQNYDKDNFPVFIYQQDQDVLGWLSVSPYKSDRQALNEVVEISYYVDYNHHGKGIATKLMEKALNFCRTAGYRIMVAILMNKNTPSMSLLQKFDFTEGGRIPDAIHYQDEFRDHLYMFKKL, encoded by the coding sequence ATGATTACTATTGCAGAATCAAGACATTTAAAAGCAATAAATGATATCTACAATCAGGCTGTAGAAGAGGGATTTCGGACGGCTCACACCCAGCCGATGACCTTAAGCCAAAGGGCGCTATGGTTCCAGAATTACGATAAGGATAATTTTCCGGTTTTTATCTACCAACAAGATCAAGATGTACTTGGCTGGCTTTCTGTTTCACCGTATAAATCCGATCGACAAGCCCTCAACGAAGTTGTAGAAATAAGCTACTATGTAGATTACAACCATCACGGTAAAGGCATTGCTACAAAACTGATGGAAAAGGCACTCAACTTTTGCCGCACAGCTGGCTATCGCATAATGGTAGCCATATTAATGAACAAAAACACGCCCAGCATGTCCCTGCTCCAGAAATTTGACTTTACTGAAGGTGGGCGTATCCCCGATGCTATCCACTATCAGGATGAGTTTCGGGATCATCTGTATATGTTTAAAAAACTGTGA